A single region of the Halococcus salifodinae DSM 8989 genome encodes:
- a CDS encoding RNA-binding protein — protein MTEVPFHYVDLRSFCYATEDEARVERALRTLLPDEFEINRAVSEGHHGDRIVVLSARAENADDVRHVLDRLADLDLDRIRDELGDRVNDNCALFMRLDKQAAYKGRVERGEGLELRGKIEAYPAKKEAAVENAADALEARS, from the coding sequence ATGACTGAGGTTCCCTTCCACTACGTCGATCTTCGTTCGTTCTGCTACGCCACCGAGGACGAGGCTCGTGTCGAGCGCGCGCTTCGGACCCTCCTGCCGGATGAGTTCGAGATCAACCGAGCCGTGAGCGAGGGCCATCACGGCGACCGGATCGTGGTGCTCTCGGCGCGCGCCGAGAACGCCGACGACGTCCGTCACGTTCTCGACCGCCTCGCGGACCTCGACCTCGATCGGATCCGCGACGAGCTCGGCGACCGGGTGAACGACAACTGCGCGCTGTTCATGCGCCTCGACAAGCAGGCGGCCTACAAGGGCCGGGTCGAGCGGGGCGAGGGACTCGAACTCCGGGGGAAGATCGAAGCCTACCCCGCGAAGAAGGAAGCGGCGGTCGAGAACGCCGCCGACGCGCTCGAAGCGCGGTCGTAG
- a CDS encoding DUF1918 domain-containing protein, with translation MSFEEDDQVLFHDEHSEYDGETGTVTQVMETMFGDPTYTVNFEDGQESGVPEDSLEPAED, from the coding sequence ATGAGCTTCGAGGAAGACGATCAGGTACTCTTTCACGACGAGCACAGCGAGTACGACGGCGAAACCGGCACCGTCACGCAGGTGATGGAGACGATGTTCGGCGACCCGACCTACACCGTGAACTTCGAGGACGGCCAGGAATCGGGCGTCCCCGAGGACTCGCTCGAACCCGCCGAGGACTGA